The Ensifer canadensis genomic sequence CGCCGATCCATTTGCGTCCGGGCAGATTGGTGCGGCCGACGATGACGGCCATAACCGAGCCGAACAGCTGGGCAACGACCATCGTGACGACGGCGAAGAACAGCGTGTTGAGCACGATCTTGCCCATGCCCGCCTCGGTGAACAGGCGAACGAAGTTGCCGGCGGTGACGACGGCGTCGGGCTTGTAGAGCGGCCGGTCGAGAAAGGCCTGGAGAATAATGGGCGCAATCGGCCCGATCACCAGGATCGTGGTCAAGATGCTTACGGCCCAGAAGGTGATGGTCGACCGGTCACGCGTGGCGCTCGGTGCCGACCCTGCTGTGAGCTCGGTCATGGCAATAGTCCTCGAAAGCCGTCCGCGAACGCGAAAGACGGTCGTCAGGCTTCGTAGAGTTGAAAATGAGGGCAGAGGAACCGCCGGCCGACCGTATCGCGGCCGACGGTTGCTGAGTCGAGGCCCGTTAGTTGCCGGCCATCGCGGCGGTCCACTTGGTGGCAAAGCCCGCAGCGTCATCGATGATCGCCTTGTCGAAGCCGACGGCGATCAGGTTTTCCATGCCTACCTTGGCAGCGATCGCCTGATAGGTGTAGCGAACCTCGGCTTCTTCGACGTCCTCGCGATAAGGCGTCAGTCCGCCCTTGCCGACCTGCGTCTGGCCCTTCTGGCTGAGCAGATAGTCGACGAACAGTTTTGCCGAGTTCGGGTTGGCCGCCTCGCTCGGGATGCCGAGGCCGCGAAGCATGACCGGCGTTCCGTCATCGGGGAAGGCAAAGCCGAGGATCTCGCCGCCGGGCTGCTCCAGGCGGGGGAAGATGGTGATGCCGGAGACGGCGATGCCGACGAGATATTCGCCGGTGGCGATCTTCTCGTTCATCGGGCCGCCTGAGACTTCACCGCGGATCATCGGGCCGATTTCGCGCAAGCCCTTCCAGCCGTCGTCGCCCTTGACCTGCAGCGTCTTCCACCAGGCAGCAAGCCCAAAGGAGTTGCGGGCGGCGTCATAGGTGGTGATCTTGCCGTCGAACGTCGCCTTGTCGGCGGCTGCCGCCTTGACGAGCGAGGCGAAACCGGTCGGGCGCTGGCCCTCCGGCAGCAGGGCGGCATTGTAGGTGATGACGAGCGGGTCCGCTGACATCACGTAGATGCCCGGGTAAGGATTGGCGAAGCCCGGCAGGCGTTCGGTTTCCGGGCTGGCATAATCGAGCATGCGGCCCTCGCTGCCATAGCGTGCCCAGCGGTCGTTTGCGCCCGAGACCAGGATGTCGGCGGTGCGCGCACCGCTGCCAGCTTCGGCTTCCCAGCGGGTGTGCACGGTGCCGGAGCCGAGGTCGAGCGTCTCGATCTTGATCCAGGGATAGAGTTCGTTGAAGCCCTTGATGACAGGCTGCCAGTTGTTGTCGGCCATGTTGGAATAGACGACGAGGCCAGCTTCCTTGCGCGATGCTTCGACGATCTGGCCGTAATCGGCCGGATAGTACTCAGGCAGCTTCGGCTCCTGGGCAAAGGCGCTGGTCGAGACCATCGCCGATGCGGCCAGCAGCCAACCGGCGAGCTCTCTCTTCAAATAGGACATCAATTCCTCCCGTGGGTTTTCCCATTTTTGAAAATGCGTCGCGAGAGCTCCTCACTTGCGCGACGCGCGGCTTCGACCGTCGCCTCGGTGACGCGATCGAGATTGTTGGCGATCCGCTCGCGTGGACCGGAAATATTGACGACAGCGACGATGCGGCCATCAGGATCGCGAATGGGCGCCGCGACGCCGGCGGCACCCTCGACCCGGCCGTAGAGGTTGGCGACATAGCCTTCGAGGCGGCCGGCGCTCACGCGCTCGGCGATGGCATCCGGATCGTCTTCGGTCGGGATGGATCGGCCGAGATAGGTTTCGAGCTCCTGGTCCGTCAGGCCGGACAGTAGCATCAGTCCGCTTGCGACGTAGTGGGCGACACGCTGTGTGGCGATATCGCGGTCATAGCGGATCTCGCGCATGGGCAGGATCTTGTTGAGATAGCGGACCTGCCGGTCGTCCGTCAACACGGCGATGAAACCGGTCTCCTCGATCGCCGCCACCGTTTCGCGAAGGATCGGCTCAGCCACCCGCAGGATCGTGCCCCAGCCGCTGTTTGCCTCCGATGGCTCACCCGGCAGCCGGATCAACAGGTAGCGTCCGTCGGTCTGGCGGGTGACGTACCGGGCTTCAACAAGGGTGCGCAGCAGAAGCAGCGTGCTGCTCTTCGGCAGGGCAAGGGCCTGGACGACCTCGGCGAGCGAGACGGCTTCGCTGCGCGACGCCAGCCACTCGATCAGGTCCAAAATTCTTTCCGCGCCCCGGCCGCTCATCGTGATTTTTTCCTTGTTCAATATATTGAACGCGTGCTATATAATGAACTTACCGAGCGTGGCCGCCCTTGTCAAGGTGCGACCAGTGCTGTCGTTTCCTGTGCGCCTTGTCGTTCGCCAACGAGTGCCAGCAGGCAAAGGATAAGTTCCGGCTCTCGAAACGTCATTTCAGACCGCAACAAATCTTGAATCGTCTGATCAAACGCTCGCCTCCATTGGCGGGCACGCTCCCGTCGTGTCCGGTCTCAGATCGCGCCTCGTCAAGGTGCATGAACGACCTGGGCAGTGTTCGACTGAGGAGTGAACTATGCGTAAGCCAAAGCTTAATTCCACGGCCCATCCCGTAATCGAGCCCGGCTACAAGCCGGTGGCGCTGCCGGCGGTGCGTGCCGCTCACCTGATGCTGAAGAGCAAGCGCGATGCCGACGTGCGCCACGCACAGCGCAAGACCGCCATGCGCATCGTCAATCAGTTCGATCGTGACACCGACTGACGAACAGGCGCCCGCTTCGCACGGACGTTTCCCGAAGGCTGGATGCGCATCGTCGCAGGAGTGGTAACTTATCCGGCGATATCTGAGCGTGGGGCCGACGGCCGTCGAGCGACGGCAGTCGCTCAGTTCGCGGATACGGGCGAGACCACCTGCCAGTTTCCAAACAGCGTCAAGCCAGCGGCCTTGGCAAGAGCCACGGAGGCTCATTGTCGAGCTGGCATCTGCGGGGGAATGGACACCCGGAAAGCGCTTTGCGCCGCGTAGGGCGGGCCGTCTTGCCGCGTCTTTGCTGCGACGGCGATCAAACCTGCCGGGCGCACCATCGCGCCCGGCAGAGCCTTGGGAGGCTATCTCGTAGCCGAACCGTCGTACGCTCAGCGTGCAACCGCTTCGACGATCCGGCGGCTGGCCGAAACGATGTCCGTGTCCTGAAGCAACGCGCCGCCGATCAGATACATCACGTCTTGGCCGTAGGCTTCGCGCATCTCCGGCACACGGCTAAGATTCATGCCGCCACCTGGCGCCGGCACGATCGCCTTCGGGCCACCCATGTCGTCGGCGCAAGCCTTGGCGATCGACTGGCATTCCTCGCGAGTGAAACCGAAACGGCCGCCGAAATTGGGGTAGATTGCCGCGTCGGCGCCCATCAGGCGCTGCAAGGCGCCGTAGAAGCAACGATGGGAAAAGCCGAGATCCGGCGAGACGACGTTGGCGCCCGAAAATGCCGGGTGCGAAACGATCGGCAGGGTGAAGTTAGGATCGGACGCCAGCGTGTGGATGACGTCGTAGCCGGCCAGTGCCGGAGATATCATGACGGCGCCGGCGCCGGCTTCTTCCGCCATCTTCGCCCGTTCGAACAGCTCTTTTGACGGCGCGGTGATGTTCGGCACGAAACTCGCCTGCCCGCCACTCTTGGCATTGGCTTCGCCGACAGCGTCGACGCAGGCCGCCAGTCGCTCGGCGAATGGTGACGTCCTTTGATCGACCAATCCGTGGTCGTCCTTGACGAAATGCATGCCGCCGAGCGCGAAGTCGTGCGCGCGGCGCGCCAGTTCGGACGTAGACAATCCGACCGGCTTGATGGCCGACATCAACAGCGGTTGCGCGCCGATGCCGGCTTTTTGCCGCAGCCCGGCAATGCCATGTCGCGGACCATGGCAGAGAGCAAGGATGCCCTTGGACAGGCCGATGCCCTCGACCTTCAATCCCGGTTTGATCGAACTGTTGCCGAAGACGATGTTGAGGAATTGTAGGAAGTCGCCGCCGACATCGTCCTCGCTATAGGAAATGGTGGCGAGGTAGCCGGGGCGCCCGACCGGGTCCTGCGCGAGGGCTTCGAGCTTGCCGAGGATTTCATCCTCGACATAACCTTTGGGCACGACATCGCGCGGGATTTCGACCGTCTGTTCCAGGGCGATATCCAGCGCCCGTGCGCGCGCCTCGGCTTCATCTGCGGCCCTGACGTAATAGCTGACGGTAAACCGGGGCGCCATCAGAGCGCCTCCGCCTTCTGTGCCGAATGCACGTGGTCGAGACGAACCTCGGTCAGTTCGTCCTCGCCGATTTCGAGCGATCTGCCGGTAAGCTCCTCGATTGCCGACACCAGCGCGCCGGCATCAAGGCCGTACTTCTTCATCAGGTAAGGCTTCGAGGCGCCATGGGCAAAAGTGTCCTTCAGACCGAGGCGCTTCAGACGGACGCCAAGCCCCTCTTCGGCGAGGATCTCGGCCACCAACGATCCGAGCCCGCCGACGATGGTGTGGTTCTCGAGCGTGACGATGCCCTTCTTGCCGCGCGCAGCCTTGATCAACCCGTCGCGGTCGAACGGCTTGAGCGTCGAGGCGTGCAGGTGATGCAGCCCGATCCCGCGGGCTTCGATCGGCCGTGTCGCCCGCAGGGCCTCTTCGGTGCAGACGCCCGAGCTGACGACGAGGATGTCGTCGCCTTCCGAGAGCGTGCGCAGTTTGTTGAAGGCGAACGGCGTAGAAAAAAGCCGTGGAACTTCGCCGCGAAGGACGCGGACATAAACAGGACCGTCGATCGCATCGGCAACCTCGAGCACGGTCTCGACCTCGGTCGCGTCGCCGGTCTCGAAGATCGTCATGTTCGGCACGGCGCGCAGGACGGCGATGTCTTCGATGGCCTGGTGGGTGATACCGCCCGGCGTGGTGATGCCCGGCAGGAAGCCCATCAGCCGGACCTTGCGATTGGAATAGGCGATCGAATTGATCAACTGATCGTACGGGCGGCGGTAGAGAAAGACCGAGAAGGTGTGGATGAACGGCCGATAACCCTGCATGGCAAGCCCGCCGGCGAAGGAGAGCATGTTCTGCTCAGCCATCCCCAGCGACAGGAACTGCTCCGGATGCCGATCACGGAAACCGTCGACCTCGCAGGAAGAGGTGAGGTCAGCCGAAAGGCAAAGCACTTCCGGGCGCGCTGTCGCGAAAGCCTCGAATGCTCTCGCATAAGGGCGGTTGACGATTTCGACCATGGTCAGGCCCCTTCCATTTCATTCGGGCTCACGCCCAGTTCGACAGCCAATGCCGCCTGCATCTCAAGCCGCTCCTCGGCGCTCTTGAAGCGCACGTAATGAAGGCGGGGAAAGCGCTTCTGCAGGAAGTTCATTCCCTGGAACGGCGACGTATTGGCGAGGATGATCAGCGGCTTGCCGGGCTCGGCGCTGTTGGCCGCGTCGCGCAGGGCTTGGAGATCGTGGCCGTCGATCGAGCGGCAGGTGGCCCCGAAGGGCTCGACCCGGCCGGCGAGATCGCCGAGATCGAGAACCGAAGACATGGCGCCGTCGCATTGCTGGCGGTTGACGTCGACGACGACGCGGATGTTGTCGATCCGGTGGTGGGCCATGGCGGCAAGGCACTCCCAGGTTTGCCCCTCCTGGAATTCCCCGTCGGACATATAGACCCAGACCTTGCCTGGCTCGTTCCGTTTCTTGCGGGCAAAGGCGACGCCGGAGGCCATGGAAAGCCCCTGTGCCAGCGAGCCGGTTGTAACCTCCATGCCCGGGCTGTGTTCGGCGCCGATCATTTCGACCGAGCTTCCGTCCTTGTTGAAATGGTCGAGCGCGCTATCGTCCATACGGCCGACTTCGATGAGCGCGCTATAAATCACCAGCGCATAGTGCGCCGGCGAGATGAAGAAGCGGTCGTACTCGGGTGCTGCCGGGCCGTGATAGCCCGCGCCGGTGAAGGCCTCCGGGTTATCGGCAGAGGGCACGCCGCGAAACGGCAGCGGTACTTTGGGCAAGGTCGGCTCGCCGAGCGTCAGGATCTCGTTGTAGAGCAAGGCAAGGCTTTCGGCGGCCGAGCAGGCCTGGCTCAGATAGCCGCCGTTGTTCTTCATCGTGTGGAAGAAGACGCGGCGGCGAATGCCGAGCGCGATTTCTTCGGTGGTCTTCTGGTTTGTAAGGCTCATCGGTCAGCTCCTTTCCGGAAACAGCGCTTTGAGGCCTTCGGGCGAGGGCACGGCGACGCCGCGCTCGGTGATGAGGCCAGTGATGAGCCGGGCCGGCGTCACGTCGAAGGCCGGGTTTGCCGAAGGGCTGCCTTCTGGCGAAACGCGAACCGAGATGATCGAACCGTCGGGGCCGCGGCCCTGGACGAAGCTCACCTCGTCGCCGGTGCGCTCCTCGATCGGAATCTCCTTCACGCCGTCCTTGACCGTCCAGTCGATGGTCGGCGAAGGCAGCGCGACATAGAAGGGGACGTCGTTGTCGCTGGCGGCAAGCGCCTTCAGATAGGTGCCGATCTTGTTGCAGACATCGCCATTGGCGGTGGTGCGGTCGGTGCCGACGATCACCATGTCGACTTCGCCGTGCTGCATCAGGTGGCCGCCGGCATTGTCGACGATCAGCGTGTGCGGGACACCATGGCCGTTCAATTCCCAGGCTGTCAGCTGCGCACCCTGGTTTCGCGGCCGGGTCTCGTCGACATAGACGTGGACGGGGATGCCCGCCTCCGTCGCCATATAGATCGGCGCGGTCGCCGTTCCGTAGTCGACCGTTGCGAGCCAGCCGGCATTGCAGTGGGTGAGGATGTTGACCGGCTCGCCCGACTTCTTGGTTGCGGCGATCTCGCGGATGATCTTGAGGCCGTTGGCGCCGATCGCA encodes the following:
- a CDS encoding ABC transporter substrate-binding protein; amino-acid sequence: MSYLKRELAGWLLAASAMVSTSAFAQEPKLPEYYPADYGQIVEASRKEAGLVVYSNMADNNWQPVIKGFNELYPWIKIETLDLGSGTVHTRWEAEAGSGARTADILVSGANDRWARYGSEGRMLDYASPETERLPGFANPYPGIYVMSADPLVITYNAALLPEGQRPTGFASLVKAAAADKATFDGKITTYDAARNSFGLAAWWKTLQVKGDDGWKGLREIGPMIRGEVSGGPMNEKIATGEYLVGIAVSGITIFPRLEQPGGEILGFAFPDDGTPVMLRGLGIPSEAANPNSAKLFVDYLLSQKGQTQVGKGGLTPYREDVEEAEVRYTYQAIAAKVGMENLIAVGFDKAIIDDAAGFATKWTAAMAGN
- a CDS encoding IclR family transcriptional regulator translates to MSGRGAERILDLIEWLASRSEAVSLAEVVQALALPKSSTLLLLRTLVEARYVTRQTDGRYLLIRLPGEPSEANSGWGTILRVAEPILRETVAAIEETGFIAVLTDDRQVRYLNKILPMREIRYDRDIATQRVAHYVASGLMLLSGLTDQELETYLGRSIPTEDDPDAIAERVSAGRLEGYVANLYGRVEGAAGVAAPIRDPDGRIVAVVNISGPRERIANNLDRVTEATVEAARRASEELSRRIFKNGKTHGRN
- a CDS encoding RuBisCO large subunit C-terminal-like domain-containing protein, which codes for MAPRFTVSYYVRAADEAEARARALDIALEQTVEIPRDVVPKGYVEDEILGKLEALAQDPVGRPGYLATISYSEDDVGGDFLQFLNIVFGNSSIKPGLKVEGIGLSKGILALCHGPRHGIAGLRQKAGIGAQPLLMSAIKPVGLSTSELARRAHDFALGGMHFVKDDHGLVDQRTSPFAERLAACVDAVGEANAKSGGQASFVPNITAPSKELFERAKMAEEAGAGAVMISPALAGYDVIHTLASDPNFTLPIVSHPAFSGANVVSPDLGFSHRCFYGALQRLMGADAAIYPNFGGRFGFTREECQSIAKACADDMGGPKAIVPAPGGGMNLSRVPEMREAYGQDVMYLIGGALLQDTDIVSASRRIVEAVAR
- a CDS encoding transketolase family protein yields the protein MVEIVNRPYARAFEAFATARPEVLCLSADLTSSCEVDGFRDRHPEQFLSLGMAEQNMLSFAGGLAMQGYRPFIHTFSVFLYRRPYDQLINSIAYSNRKVRLMGFLPGITTPGGITHQAIEDIAVLRAVPNMTIFETGDATEVETVLEVADAIDGPVYVRVLRGEVPRLFSTPFAFNKLRTLSEGDDILVVSSGVCTEEALRATRPIEARGIGLHHLHASTLKPFDRDGLIKAARGKKGIVTLENHTIVGGLGSLVAEILAEEGLGVRLKRLGLKDTFAHGASKPYLMKKYGLDAGALVSAIEELTGRSLEIGEDELTEVRLDHVHSAQKAEAL
- a CDS encoding transketolase yields the protein MSLTNQKTTEEIALGIRRRVFFHTMKNNGGYLSQACSAAESLALLYNEILTLGEPTLPKVPLPFRGVPSADNPEAFTGAGYHGPAAPEYDRFFISPAHYALVIYSALIEVGRMDDSALDHFNKDGSSVEMIGAEHSPGMEVTTGSLAQGLSMASGVAFARKKRNEPGKVWVYMSDGEFQEGQTWECLAAMAHHRIDNIRVVVDVNRQQCDGAMSSVLDLGDLAGRVEPFGATCRSIDGHDLQALRDAANSAEPGKPLIILANTSPFQGMNFLQKRFPRLHYVRFKSAEERLEMQAALAVELGVSPNEMEGA
- the mtnA gene encoding S-methyl-5-thioribose-1-phosphate isomerase; protein product: MKVGEKHYHTIWLNADGRSVDIIDQRWLPHEFRIVTLKTVADVAVAIRDMWVRGAPLIGVTAAYGIAIAMADDPSDRHLDAVWEELNETRPTAINLRWALDAMRQFLRPLPVEERAVAAYQRAAEIAEEDVELNRAIGANGLKIIREIAATKKSGEPVNILTHCNAGWLATVDYGTATAPIYMATEAGIPVHVYVDETRPRNQGAQLTAWELNGHGVPHTLIVDNAGGHLMQHGEVDMVIVGTDRTTANGDVCNKIGTYLKALAASDNDVPFYVALPSPTIDWTVKDGVKEIPIEERTGDEVSFVQGRGPDGSIISVRVSPEGSPSANPAFDVTPARLITGLITERGVAVPSPEGLKALFPERS